The Glycine soja cultivar W05 chromosome 19, ASM419377v2, whole genome shotgun sequence genomic sequence ACAAATGTAGTATGATATCACATGGGTGTGCTGGGAAGCCTAACTTACGGCGAAAGGGATGGTTATAGACTTTGCCTTGAAGGCCAAGGTACACACAACTTGAGAGTTGGAAAGCCACACCCAACTTCCCCTCTCTAGAAGAAACAAGAACCAGATAAACTCCAAAGGACTTTTACTCGTCTCAAGCGTTTGGAGCTTTTGAGTTTTCTGATTACTATTGTGTGATCACATTGTTGTGCACACCCATCAAATCAAaatccaaataatggatatataTGTATCATCATCAGTGAGCAAATATATCTAACTACCGACTTAGTAAAAGTTATGGGAAAATAATATAAGGATGGTCCTTTAGAGTCCCCCTCCTCCCGTACAAGGTTGGTTTCTTCTTCATAGTCATAGTCACAATCATACTACATTAATGAAATAGCAATAAAGCAATTATGAAATAGACACCAGTCTTTTCTAGGATTTTTTCAAACCGTCTCGCTTCCATGAAaaaatttggagaaaaaaaaaagggggaacaCAATGTGTAATATTTTGGATTATTGCTTCCTTcgtttaaaaaaatgtcttttcttgagttttctttttataagaaaaactacatatatcttttaaaagaaataatcttactcaaatcaaataagcttatttagttgcttaatttgatatattttgatGTGAAAATTTGATCAAACCTAAATCAAGAATGTTAATTCTAGCATGCACTAAATTTTACTGTGACCcatcaatattatatttttgaaatttgattttatttaatttctgaaTAAGTACTTCAGTGCAGTTTGTTTAAAGTAATATTGTAAgataaataatagtataaaatagaCATTTTTTTACAGCAAATAGACAACATTTGTGTAACgatctgtttttgttttcttggaaGAAAATTAACCTGCTGTGCCAGTGAAGTGTGAAGGAGCCTTGCTGTCCTGAGACATGTGTCAAAAAGCTGCTCATTTCAATATTGGAGTGCCGTTTGCAATTTGGAAGCTCCCatccaacttccattttccttcaaaaaaaaaaaaaatccaacttctattttgtatgaattttatttttaggttttataacatattttataaaataatttaaaaatcaattttcataaAGTACGAGTAAGGAAAAAATATgggaattagaaaaaaaaatatgaataacagaaaactaaaactaaaattaaaacaactcaaaaatcttttgatttttttttacttttaagaaggaaaaaatattaattttcaaaaactactcttattaaattaggttttatattttgatttacaaCTTTTTCAAAGAAACAAATATGTCATTTATTCATCCcatcatttcttttctttcctccttCCTTTGAAATAGACTCCGTTCTTTCTGCTTCTTGATTGTTTCTGAATTAACTATTTGACCTCTGGCCTGCACCCAATATCAATTATGGGCCACCTTCTGGTGGGAAATGGACGAATGAGCAAAAAAGAAAACTGATGGAACTATGGAAGGCAGATGGCTATGTCTAGGGTACAAAACTCAATCCTTTAAATGACGGGTTACGAAGATTAATACGTCAATTAACActtttgaattatatattttatgaaatgcATTTaactgtttaaatttttaaaataactttaatgCTTTGATTATAATTTTACTAGTACTTGTTTgcgttaaattgaaaatttccaCCAAACATTGTGAGCTTGGATCGCAGGGAGATTTAATTCTTAGGACAGAAATAGTAGAAGAAAACTGCAAATTCAACTGATGATTGCAGGGATGGAGTTAATTCTTCTTTGGACAGAGATAGTAAAAGCAGACCTTACGGCAAAATTTCTTACCTCTGCTGGAGTAGAAATAATCAATTAGCAAACTTTGATTATTGCTACTGACTGGTGGCACTTCATTGTCCACATTTCTTATCCTTCGCAAACTAACGCGGTtcgaatattaaaaaaaacaaaaaaaaatactttacgctgattaaaaaaagttagtaGCATTTTACACTTTACGCTGATTAAAAAACTATCATTTAATTGTACTAAtctcattttaaaaacaaacattacTAAACTAGCTTTTCGTGTAACTTTATAAcaagataaaagagaaataattaagaatattttaaaaatgattttattaaataagttaaaatttgattatatttgaagTCAATATAAAAGtagaagtctttttttttctttatattttagaCGAGAGAGTACTTCTTCCCTTATAGCGTTTAACCGATTTTGGTGTACAAGCTGAAGCTAAAAACCTTTTGGTGTATGAGGCACTCAAAGCAAAGAATGGGAAAACTGTGATTGTTAGGGGAGGATACATAGGTCTAGAGCTTAGTGCAGTTTTGAGACCCAATTAGTGTTAGTCCTACgttaacttataattttaaattataagaatatcatttatgttggaaacttggagTGTCACGACTATTTACATATggtattaaaacattttcagtaataaattttaaattagaatttGAGGGACCTTATCATaccacataaatttaaatttgtttttagtgATACATCTCATTTTGAGAtcttaaatgatttttaatatgtttcacatgaatactatttttaaatatttaataaattaaatataattaagtaattaaatttgattaaaatgaacaaaaatatgtaaatattaaaaaataagaaaatgaacataaatttaatttttatttgcaaCTAAAtgttaaacaaatgaaaatgaaaattaggtATACAAATCTCTACTATTTGATTCAATTTATAGTGTATAAATTTTCAGACCGatattatgcattttttttccgACCGTTCACGCTTCTTCCTTCGTGATTTGTTCTCCTCCCTCTCTCCTTCctcctcttctttctttcttccttcctcCCCTCTGCgacctccccctttttcctccTTCGCCCTCCATGACAGTCCACAGCCACCTCAGTGACCTCCAGGTAAGTCCatctttattttgttctttGCCTCTTCTGTtggtttgtttttcttcaaCAACCTTCTTCTTGTGGGTTTctgttttgaagttttttttaattttttttcaagctcttcaggtttcttgtagaagaATCCATTCTCCACCTCAGAGATCTCTATTCCCCTTTATTGCAAGATCCACACAAGATCAGATCTTGAACTATAAAGTTGCTCTTAACTACTTTCTATGAGGGGTACCGGGATACCATGCAAACACAAACATGTATTCAAAATTAGTAATAGCTGTTGGATTTGCTAAGGcgcttttttttataagcaacatATATATTCATAATGCTAATTGGGTGATTTGGGTCATAAGTAATTTCCCAACTAGACAAAAACATAGTGTCAGTACATCAGCAGAAAAACAGATACCATTAGGCACCACGTCGCCTAAGGCACTACCGAAACCATCCCACACAAGAACATACAGACCAAACATAAATCAACACCAGAAAACATAAAGCTAATTAAATCCCCACAACACCCGTCAAAGTATTAACAGGTCCTCACTTAAGATCCCCTGCTACAACAGGCACCACGAAGAGGCATGGTTGCCTCTAAAACTATTGACGATATTGCATTTGAAGTACTGCAATAAAACTTAGCATGCTTTCCATCGATCATTCAGGTAAAGGAAGTCATGTTAAAGGACAGCTGGGTCCTGCAAGCTGATATCGTAGCTGTTGACATTGAAGGAAGGACTATCACAGCCATGTTCAAACTGTGAGTCTAAACATTATcccaaaaatgataaattttcaacCGTAATTGGCATGACACTAGTCATGGATTCATACTGTTTCTTTCAAACAAGCATGCTGCAAGTGATGTTACTACTTGCTACTTTTCCATCAAAACTAAGGTGATCTGAGACGAACTGAACGTGAAACACATTGATAAAACTGCAGAACAGGTTACATTTGTTTACTCCAGATTTCTCAAGCTACTTGATGCATGTTTGCTCACACGTCTAGAGGCAGATTAAGCATGAATTCTACCCAGTTTAGCTTCTGCAATTTATATTCATTTAACATAGCCTTCTGTATTCAAACATACTTCTAAACACACTatactcatttattttttcatgctCTTCCTAATGAAAGCCTCTTCTCTAGTTTCATACTTGCTGAAGTTGTTACTCATTGTGTAAATGTTTGATTCATATAAGGTGACCAAGGCAACTGAGGATGGGAAAACAGTAGATCAAAGCCTCTCCTCTAGTTGAGTATGATTAACTAGTACACTTCAATTCTCATGCATTTTGATGCGTCTTGGAAATTCTTAGGTGACGTCCCAAGTCTGGAACATATAGGATTAAAGACAGGGAAAGTTGTTGGGGCATTTTTAGACAGTAGAATTCCTATGGAGAACAAGGCTATTGCAAAAGTTGAAAGAGAATAATACCAGTAAAGGTAAATAACCATTGTTTCCTATATAGAGGGAGAAAGATTTCCTGGTCCCTTTTTTCGAACACAAGATTTGTTTAACCGATAACAGCACAAATCTATTGCAATTTTCAAGCACTCTTCAGACTTCAATATCATTATTCACAACACTAAAAAACCTTGATCGCAAATTTTAATAGTATATAACCTCTATTAATTCCGGTGGCTAGACACACTGAATTACAATAAAAGAAACATCCATCGACGAAAAACTAAATGAAGGATAGATATATAACAGTAAATCACGGAAGAAAGTTCAACAACATCACGAAAGTAATCAATATTAAACCGAAATCTTTCAATCACACAATTCATTGGCTACGAATAGTACTACTttactcaaaaataaaaaagacaaactaaGGACCTCTAAATCAACAATATgttccgaaaaaaggttgaaaaCCCTACCAATTAATCAAAGAGACTGAATCCCATATCCTGCAAAGCAAaacaaacagaaaatgaaacaaTCAGATActtttcacaataatccaaGCCATTGCAGTACACAACATTGTGTTCAATCCAAATCTAACGAACTACAATTATTATAATAGAGTTAAAAAGcattagaggaaaaaaaaacttacgtcATCCGATTCCTCCTTCTCTTCCACCTTTTCCTCCTTCTTAGATTCGGCGGCAGCCGGTGCAGCAGCGCCACCACCGGGAGCAGCGGCCACGGAAACCGCGGCGCCACCGCCAGAAGGCACGGAGGCCAACTTTTCCCTACCGGCGGCGATAAGCTCCGCAATGTCTTTGCCCTTAACTTCAGACAAGAAGTTGCTGATGTTGTCATCATTCGCGTCAGCTCCAACTGAACATCGAAAATTCAaagccaaatcaaatcaatcaatgtaaaatttaaattcgcGTCGTGGAAcaaataaatctttaaaaaataatgaagaggaaaaaaacGGTGTACCGGAGCCAAGGATGGTCCTTAAGTCATCAGCGGAAGGGGCTGCATTGCCTCCCAATACGGCGAGCAAGTAGGCGGCGATGACCTTCATTTtgcaccggaatgtgagtgtgtGACAGAAAGAGCGATCTGAGAGTGAAGTGAAGGTGAAGGAATATAGGTTATGTATTCTGTGATTTCATAAATAGGGTTTAGGGCTCCCTTCGGCTCAATAATCGGGTTCTAGGGTTTTGATTTTTTACCCATGGGCCATGTATTGGATTGAATCCAACAAATGTTTTGTGTCACAAACACGCACGCTGGCCCTGTTGAGCCTATTAACTATGGGCCTTCTTCAGTAAATGtattctattttagttttttaaaaaaagttaaattaattttttatcttctctttttaattcaatttgattctttagttttttttatttaatttaattatatattttttaaaattgattcaatttgatcatttggtctaaattttaaaaattcacacaTTGTGATGATTCAAACcaccacaaaatatatatttttcaaaaaaaaaaagaatcaattttaaaagttaaaagattaaattgaacaaaaaaaatcagaacactaaattaaattagttttaaacatTAGAATACCAAAttgaacttaaataataaattatagaaacaaaaaaataatttaacctgaaaaaaaaaagctttcttATAGAAGTTGCTATTCTCTCCCAACATTATTATTCACCACCCATGCGGATGACTTTTTgcaaaattccaaaaatacacTTCCtactaaattatgatttttttacatgTGTACAACAGAACATACTTGTGTTGTAATGTATGAGGTGAGAAATAAATATATGCAATGGAAATATGTTTCAATTATACACATGTACGatggaattatatttttgttgtatttctttttttcactcCTTACATTACAATGAAAGTGTGTTTCCATTGTAGACATGGTGAAAATCACACCTAtaactaataaattataataattattcctCACTATTATCCTTGTTACTTGTAATGAAGCAAAACCCTTATAATTGGGATTTTACGCCTATGcatcacaatatttttttctttctcattatgATTTTGGTTTTCATATGGATTTTGTTTCACACTTTATGGCACTGAaactataagaaaaaatattaaaaaatattgcaaaAATTTATTACctaaacttataatttaatcaagAAAACTTTTAAACTC encodes the following:
- the LOC114398119 gene encoding 60S acidic ribosomal protein P2-2-like; its protein translation is MKVIAAYLLAVLGGNAAPSADDLRTILGSVGADANDDNISNFLSEVKGKDIAELIAAGREKLASVPSGGGAAVSVAAAPGGGAAAPAAAESKKEEKVEEKEESDDDMGFSLFD